One region of uncultured Sulfurimonas sp. genomic DNA includes:
- the rplO gene encoding 50S ribosomal protein L15, protein MGIENLTPAEGSTSNRKRVGRGQGSGTGKTAARGQKGQKSRSGYKRKRNFEGGQQPLSKRLPKIGFHVNNVKPYVINVERIKAVAELAEITMESIRGVHKIAASVNKVKLVGATAKDLASKIKDDNVTTTGK, encoded by the coding sequence ATGGGTATTGAAAATTTAACACCAGCAGAAGGTTCAACAAGTAACCGTAAAAGAGTTGGTCGTGGACAAGGTTCTGGAACTGGTAAGACTGCTGCACGTGGTCAAAAAGGTCAAAAATCTCGTTCAGGTTACAAAAGAAAAAGAAACTTTGAGGGTGGACAACAACCATTATCAAAAAGACTTCCTAAAATTGGATTTCACGTAAATAATGTAAAACCTTATGTTATCAACGTTGAGAGAATTAAAGCAGTTGCAGAGTTAGCTGAGATTACTATGGAGAGTATCCGTGGTGTTCATAAAATTGCTGCGAGTGTGAACAAAGTTAAATTAGTTGGTGCTACTGCAAAAGATTTAGCATCAAAAATTAAAGACGACAACGTTACTACAACAGGTAAATAG